From a region of the Constantimarinum furrinae genome:
- the asnS gene encoding asparagine--tRNA ligase, which yields MHHTEIITLLQTEPSIHEINVKGWVRSFRSNRFIALNDGSTIKNLQCVVDFEKVDEEILKKITTGAAVSVTGVLVESQGQGQSVEVQVSEIEILGEANPEDVKLTILSPKRHTLEKLREQAHLRVRTNTFGAVMRIRSKLAFAVHEYFQKNGFYYMHAPIITGSDAEGAGEMFRVSSLDPKNPPLDEKGNVNYKEDFFEKETNLTVSGQLEAETYAMGLGKVYTFGPTFRAENSNTSRHLAEFWMIEPEIAFCDLAGNMDLAEDFIKYIINYALNHCADDLEFLENRLLEEEKSKPQAERSDMVLRDKLKFIIDNNFKRVSYTEAIDILKRSKPNQKKKFKYIIEEWGADLQSEHERFLVEKHFKCPVILFDYPAKIKAFYMRLNEDGKTVRAMDVLFPGIGEIVGGSQREERYDVLKQKITEMGIDEKELWWYLELRKFGTAVHSGFGLGFERMVQFVTGMGNIRDVIPYPRTPGNAEF from the coding sequence ATGCATCATACAGAGATCATTACATTATTGCAGACTGAACCCTCAATACATGAGATAAATGTAAAAGGATGGGTTCGTTCCTTCCGAAGTAATCGTTTTATTGCTTTAAACGATGGATCCACCATTAAAAATTTACAGTGTGTTGTAGACTTCGAAAAAGTTGATGAAGAAATTCTGAAAAAGATCACAACCGGGGCAGCAGTCTCTGTTACCGGTGTTCTGGTTGAAAGTCAGGGTCAGGGTCAAAGTGTGGAAGTGCAGGTCTCGGAAATTGAAATCCTTGGTGAGGCAAATCCTGAAGATGTGAAACTTACCATACTATCTCCCAAGCGTCATACCCTTGAAAAACTTAGAGAACAGGCTCATTTACGCGTGCGTACTAATACGTTCGGAGCGGTAATGAGAATCCGGTCTAAGCTGGCGTTTGCCGTTCATGAATATTTTCAGAAGAACGGATTTTACTATATGCATGCGCCAATCATCACCGGTAGCGATGCAGAAGGTGCGGGAGAGATGTTTAGAGTAAGCTCTCTGGACCCTAAGAATCCCCCACTCGATGAGAAGGGCAATGTGAATTATAAAGAAGATTTTTTCGAGAAAGAGACCAATCTTACAGTGAGTGGGCAGTTGGAAGCTGAAACCTATGCTATGGGGCTGGGTAAGGTATATACTTTTGGGCCTACCTTCAGAGCCGAAAACAGTAATACATCACGGCATCTTGCAGAATTCTGGATGATAGAACCGGAGATCGCATTTTGTGATCTTGCCGGGAATATGGACTTGGCCGAAGATTTTATCAAATACATTATTAACTATGCGCTGAACCACTGTGCCGACGACCTGGAGTTTCTTGAAAATCGCCTTTTGGAAGAGGAAAAGAGCAAGCCTCAGGCAGAGCGGAGTGACATGGTGCTCCGCGATAAGCTAAAATTCATTATCGACAATAATTTTAAACGGGTAAGTTATACTGAGGCCATAGACATTTTAAAAAGATCGAAACCAAATCAGAAGAAAAAATTCAAGTATATCATTGAAGAATGGGGTGCCGACTTACAAAGTGAACATGAACGCTTTTTGGTGGAGAAGCACTTTAAGTGCCCTGTAATTCTTTTCGATTATCCTGCCAAGATCAAAGCCTTTTATATGCGTTTAAATGAGGATGGTAAAACGGTTAGAGCCATGGATGTGCTTTTCCCCGGCATAGGTGAGATCGTCGGCGGATCGCAACGGGAAGAGCGTTATGACGTACTAAAGCAGAAAATCACCGAGATGGGTATCGATGAAAAGGAGCTGTGGTGGTACCTGGAGTTGCGCAAATTCGGAACAGCAGTACACAGCGGTTTCGGGCTAGGATTTGAGAGAATGGTTCAGTTCGTAACGGGAATGGGTAATATTCGCGATGTGATCCCTTATCCGCGTACCCCTGGAAATGCCGAATTCTAA
- a CDS encoding TatD family hydrolase: MLTDTHTHLYSEAFNDDREAMMQRAFKAKINRFFIPAIDSGYTEAMYALESRYPEHVYLMMGLHPTSVKENYKEELAHVRAQFEKRSFYAVGEIGIDLYWDKSTLEIQKIAFREQIKLAKQYTLPIVIHCREAFDEIFDVLETEKDENLFGIFHCFTGTREQAERALSFNMKLGIGGVVTFKNGKIDRFLDQIPLTEIVLETDSPYLSPVPYRGKRNESSYLSLVCKKVATLYGISEEEVARITTENSKAVFGV; encoded by the coding sequence ATGTTAACCGATACCCACACACATCTGTACAGTGAAGCCTTCAATGATGACCGTGAAGCAATGATGCAGCGTGCCTTTAAAGCAAAGATCAATAGGTTTTTTATTCCTGCCATAGATTCTGGATATACCGAGGCAATGTACGCTCTCGAAAGCCGTTATCCGGAGCATGTTTATTTAATGATGGGATTGCATCCTACATCAGTTAAAGAAAACTATAAAGAAGAACTTGCCCATGTTAGAGCGCAGTTTGAAAAGCGCTCGTTTTATGCGGTGGGTGAGATTGGTATCGATCTGTATTGGGATAAATCCACTTTGGAAATTCAGAAGATCGCATTTAGAGAACAGATAAAACTTGCAAAACAATATACTTTGCCAATTGTTATTCATTGCAGGGAAGCCTTCGATGAGATATTTGACGTTTTAGAAACCGAAAAAGATGAAAATCTCTTCGGAATTTTTCATTGTTTTACCGGAACTCGGGAGCAAGCAGAGCGAGCCCTTTCCTTCAACATGAAACTGGGAATTGGAGGGGTGGTTACTTTCAAAAACGGAAAGATCGACCGGTTTTTAGATCAAATCCCACTAACGGAGATCGTGCTCGAAACCGACTCACCTTATCTTTCGCCTGTACCTTACAGAGGGAAACGGAATGAAAGTAGTTACCTATCTTTAGTCTGTAAAAAGGTAGCGACGCTCTATGGAATTTCTGAAGAAGAAGTCGCAAGAATAACCACCGAGAACTCAAAAGCCGTATTTGGAGTCTAA
- a CDS encoding asparaginase has translation MKKPANILLIYTGGTIGMIKDFETGTLKNFNFKDLLKHIPELKLLDCKIATKSFKEPIDSSNMNPAYWVDLAMIIEKEYDNFDGFVVLHGSDTMSYTASALSFMLENLSKPVIFTGSQLPIGDLRTDAKENLITSIQIAALQEKGNPKISEVGLYFEYKLYRANRTTKINAEHFEAFASLNYPALAESGVHLVVSSEVLYKPNRRKKLKVNKKLESGVVLLKMFPGMDEATISHILAYDKMKGLVLETYGSGNVSNEEWFLKALKSVVARGIPVVNVTQCSGGSVTMGLYETSVELKKMGVISGKDITTEAALAKMMYLLGQNVSSNSFKTFFETSLRGEMQ, from the coding sequence ATGAAAAAGCCAGCTAACATACTCCTTATCTACACCGGAGGTACCATTGGGATGATCAAGGATTTTGAAACAGGGACCTTGAAAAATTTTAATTTCAAAGATCTGTTAAAACATATCCCCGAATTAAAACTTCTGGATTGTAAAATTGCGACTAAAAGTTTTAAAGAGCCCATAGACAGTTCAAATATGAACCCAGCATATTGGGTAGACCTTGCAATGATCATTGAAAAAGAATACGACAATTTTGACGGATTTGTAGTGCTGCACGGGAGTGATACTATGTCCTATACCGCCTCGGCTTTGAGTTTTATGTTGGAAAACCTCAGTAAACCGGTAATTTTCACAGGCTCACAACTTCCCATTGGTGACCTTAGAACCGATGCCAAAGAAAATTTGATCACCTCGATACAAATTGCAGCGCTGCAGGAAAAGGGAAATCCTAAAATTTCTGAAGTAGGACTGTATTTTGAATATAAATTATACCGTGCAAATCGAACGACGAAGATCAATGCCGAACATTTTGAGGCATTCGCTTCCCTAAACTATCCGGCACTGGCAGAAAGCGGTGTTCACTTAGTGGTTTCCTCTGAAGTACTCTATAAACCCAACAGGCGGAAGAAGCTGAAAGTAAATAAGAAGCTGGAATCTGGAGTGGTATTGCTGAAGATGTTTCCGGGAATGGATGAAGCGACAATATCACATATTTTAGCTTACGATAAAATGAAAGGTTTGGTATTGGAAACCTATGGTAGCGGAAATGTATCGAATGAGGAATGGTTTTTAAAAGCTCTGAAATCGGTTGTAGCCAGAGGCATACCTGTTGTGAATGTTACGCAATGTTCTGGAGGAAGTGTAACCATGGGACTTTATGAAACCAGTGTTGAACTTAAAAAAATGGGAGTGATCTCTGGAAAGGATATTACTACTGAAGCGGCTCTTGCAAAAATGATGTATCTTCTGGGTCAGAATGTATCTTCCAACAGTTTTAAGACTTTTTTCGAAACATCATTACGTGGAGAAATGCAGTAA
- a CDS encoding ExbD/TolR family protein codes for MSKFKKKKGGEVPAVNTASLPDIVFMLLFFFMVVTVLRDNNLLVKNELPKADQVEKLQKDRSVYIYAGKPSERYKDKYGTEGRIQIGDKYTDVSQVGSALEEARRKLLPELQDKVMVALKVDGETNTGLVSDIKQELRELNMLKIIYITTPGNETDN; via the coding sequence ATGTCAAAATTTAAAAAGAAAAAAGGCGGGGAAGTCCCGGCAGTAAACACGGCATCTTTACCGGATATTGTTTTTATGCTATTGTTCTTTTTTATGGTAGTAACGGTACTACGGGATAATAACCTTTTGGTAAAAAATGAATTGCCAAAGGCCGATCAGGTTGAAAAGTTGCAAAAGGACAGATCTGTATATATCTATGCCGGAAAACCAAGCGAACGCTATAAAGACAAGTATGGAACTGAAGGTAGAATTCAGATCGGAGATAAATACACCGATGTTTCTCAGGTGGGATCTGCTTTGGAAGAAGCACGTCGTAAATTATTACCCGAACTACAGGATAAAGTAATGGTTGCCCTTAAAGTCGACGGGGAGACCAATACAGGTCTCGTAAGTGATATTAAGCAGGAATTAAGAGAATTGAATATGCTTAAAATAATTTATATTACTACTCCCGGGAACGAAACCGATAATTAG
- a CDS encoding porin family protein codes for MSIIQMRLFFFFLLATTCCVMAQDTIQSSPDTKYREDQFYIGATYNLITQVPDDVNIRGLSGGVHFGFVRDIPFNQRRNLAIAVGAGLSFDRYGQTLFIGETDSEKTIFSVLDDDINYDTNRFSTAAIEAPIEFRWRTSTAESYKFWRIYAGLRVGYVYWYKSTFKQTDNNVNQTDIPEFDRTRLGLTLSFGYNTFNFYGYYSINPFFTNAATTDGQQVDFKTIKVGLIFYIL; via the coding sequence ATGTCAATTATTCAAATGCGTTTGTTTTTCTTCTTTCTGTTGGCCACAACTTGTTGCGTTATGGCTCAGGATACCATTCAATCCTCACCGGATACAAAGTATCGTGAAGATCAGTTTTACATTGGAGCTACTTACAATCTCATCACACAAGTGCCGGACGATGTAAATATACGCGGACTTTCTGGAGGCGTGCATTTTGGCTTTGTTAGGGATATACCCTTTAATCAACGTAGAAATCTCGCGATAGCCGTTGGCGCTGGACTTTCTTTTGATCGCTACGGACAAACATTGTTTATAGGTGAGACCGATTCAGAAAAGACTATTTTTAGTGTGTTGGATGATGATATTAATTACGACACAAACAGGTTTAGTACGGCTGCTATCGAAGCTCCTATAGAATTTCGATGGAGAACTTCCACAGCCGAATCCTATAAATTCTGGAGAATTTATGCAGGTTTAAGGGTTGGTTATGTGTATTGGTATAAAAGTACCTTTAAACAAACTGATAACAATGTGAATCAAACCGATATACCTGAATTCGACCGGACGAGATTAGGGCTTACCCTTAGTTTTGGATACAATACATTTAATTTCTATGGCTACTACAGTATTAATCCCTTCTTTACCAATGCCGCGACTACCGATGGACAACAGGTAGATTTTAAGACCATAAAGGTCGGACTCATATTCTACATTCTATAA
- a CDS encoding tetratricopeptide repeat-containing sensor histidine kinase, which translates to MTKSFFSLLLLCVHSLLVNAQDIEHYKNLAETTSNVSEKLTALDSVISKSYRQDDDVFVEYSLRFIDLAKEMDSIEQAARKAMRLQAVITNRKNQPEKAVTIINGIIAHKYKIRDSFLLGGLYLKRGNANFKINLRDAIDDFTLALENFGVKDSLYKADAYLFRGQAYSSLGKFVPAGESYKKAYEYFEALEDYAYMVHSQQGITTMFSMNGFYDKAKEERDKIIVKLKELGLNNYLVVEYYNQALDYKKQGDKKRFLENLHMALSILESIPEEDRSIDQLIYVNSKLVEYYSSENDTDNAAKAVLKLSEWIKGVENISSRISYNGAIANFHFALEDYDTAIDYALEKLNDSKSYNYTDAILESYDLLAALYLANGDYQKSVENRSQYTAIKDSVYNRSTANSLAYYQTLYETEKKEKELVAQSASIQLLEKDNQAFKELIIFIIIALVLFFGLLLLYRNRQVLKSKKLLQEKYSQDLLISQEEERLRISKDLHDGLGQRLLLIKNKLLNTGDTETKSMVDETIDEVRAISRALHPFQLQEMGITKAIEYTINQVDENTTLFISSEIENIDNLFNSEQEVNIYRIVQESLSNIIKHAKAEASKVSISKAPNKIVISIKDNGIGFDFSEKYSAVKSLGLKTLMERTKFLNGQMIVQSKKNNGTLIEFQFPVS; encoded by the coding sequence TTGACAAAATCATTCTTTTCCCTACTTCTTTTGTGTGTGCACTCCTTATTGGTGAATGCTCAGGATATAGAACATTACAAGAATTTAGCCGAAACGACATCGAATGTATCTGAAAAATTAACCGCTTTGGATTCAGTGATATCCAAATCTTACCGACAAGACGACGATGTATTTGTAGAATATAGTCTCCGGTTCATAGACCTGGCAAAGGAAATGGACAGTATCGAACAGGCAGCTCGCAAGGCTATGCGTTTACAGGCGGTTATTACTAATCGGAAGAATCAGCCGGAGAAAGCGGTGACAATAATTAACGGTATTATCGCCCATAAATATAAGATAAGAGATAGTTTTTTATTAGGGGGATTATATCTGAAGCGTGGCAATGCCAATTTTAAAATTAACCTCAGAGATGCGATAGATGATTTTACTTTGGCACTGGAAAATTTTGGTGTAAAAGACTCTCTTTATAAGGCTGATGCCTATTTATTCAGAGGTCAGGCCTATTCGAGCTTAGGTAAATTTGTCCCTGCCGGGGAAAGCTATAAAAAAGCGTATGAATACTTTGAAGCTTTAGAAGACTACGCCTATATGGTGCATTCGCAGCAGGGTATAACAACCATGTTCAGTATGAATGGGTTTTACGATAAAGCGAAGGAAGAACGGGATAAAATTATCGTAAAGCTTAAAGAACTGGGCTTGAATAATTACCTGGTAGTAGAATACTACAATCAGGCCCTGGACTATAAAAAGCAGGGAGACAAAAAACGCTTTCTCGAGAATTTACATATGGCGCTTAGTATCCTTGAGAGTATTCCGGAGGAGGACAGAAGCATAGATCAGTTAATCTATGTCAACTCAAAACTGGTGGAATATTACTCCTCAGAGAATGATACTGATAATGCGGCCAAAGCAGTATTAAAATTAAGTGAGTGGATTAAAGGTGTTGAAAATATCAGTTCCAGAATATCTTATAATGGCGCCATAGCCAATTTTCATTTTGCGCTAGAAGATTATGATACTGCCATTGATTATGCTCTGGAAAAACTGAATGATTCAAAATCTTATAATTATACCGATGCGATATTAGAATCGTACGATCTTCTGGCTGCCCTATATTTAGCCAATGGCGACTATCAAAAAAGTGTCGAGAACCGCAGTCAATATACGGCTATAAAAGATTCGGTGTATAACAGGAGTACTGCCAATTCGCTGGCATACTATCAAACGTTGTATGAGACCGAAAAGAAAGAAAAAGAACTCGTAGCGCAAAGTGCGAGCATCCAGCTATTGGAAAAAGACAACCAAGCCTTTAAGGAATTGATAATTTTTATCATTATAGCACTAGTACTCTTTTTTGGACTTTTATTATTATACAGGAACCGACAGGTATTAAAAAGTAAAAAATTACTTCAGGAGAAATACAGCCAGGATCTGCTTATTTCACAAGAAGAAGAACGATTGCGAATCTCCAAAGACTTGCATGACGGTCTTGGACAGCGGCTGTTACTCATAAAAAATAAATTACTGAATACCGGTGATACCGAAACTAAATCTATGGTAGACGAGACCATTGATGAAGTAAGAGCAATTTCTAGAGCGTTGCATCCTTTTCAACTTCAGGAAATGGGCATTACCAAGGCGATAGAATATACTATTAATCAGGTTGATGAAAACACCACGCTCTTTATATCTTCAGAAATAGAAAACATAGATAATCTTTTTAATTCTGAGCAGGAAGTTAATATTTACCGCATAGTTCAGGAAAGTTTAAGCAATATTATTAAACATGCCAAGGCGGAAGCCAGCAAGGTCTCAATTTCAAAAGCTCCCAATAAGATCGTCATTTCTATTAAGGATAATGGGATTGGATTCGATTTTTCTGAAAAATACAGTGCTGTAAAGTCACTGGGGCTAAAGACGCTTATGGAGCGAACTAAATTCCTTAACGGGCAAATGATCGTTCAGTCTAAGAAAAATAACGGTACATTAATCGAATTTCAATTTCCGGTATCATGA
- a CDS encoding MotA/TolQ/ExbB proton channel family protein, with protein MKKLFSIMAIAALVFAGSFNANAAEAQIMPTSVQTLVNAATVTIIQDEEAASAEEPQGWHQNLKQRFIEGGPGFMGIVLLCLILGLAIAIERIIYLNLSTTNTQKLAENVEDALNSGGIEAAKEVCRNTKGPVASIYYQGLDRADESIEAAEKAVVAYGGVQMGQLEKNVSWISLFIALAPMLGFMGTVIGMILAFDKIQSAGDMNPSLVAGGIKVALLTTVFGLIVAIILQIFYNYIIAKIDSIVNSMEDASITLIDMLVDYKNKR; from the coding sequence ATGAAAAAATTATTTTCTATTATGGCAATTGCCGCACTTGTTTTTGCGGGATCATTTAACGCAAATGCAGCGGAAGCACAAATTATGCCTACCAGCGTACAAACTTTGGTAAATGCAGCCACGGTAACCATTATTCAGGATGAAGAGGCTGCCTCTGCAGAAGAGCCACAAGGTTGGCATCAGAATTTAAAACAACGATTCATCGAAGGTGGTCCCGGATTTATGGGAATCGTACTTTTGTGTTTAATTCTTGGATTAGCAATTGCTATAGAGAGAATTATCTACTTAAACCTTTCTACAACGAACACTCAAAAGCTTGCTGAGAACGTTGAAGATGCATTGAATAGCGGTGGTATTGAAGCGGCCAAGGAAGTATGTAGAAACACAAAAGGACCTGTTGCGTCTATCTACTATCAGGGTCTAGACAGAGCCGATGAGAGCATTGAAGCAGCCGAAAAAGCTGTTGTTGCTTATGGTGGTGTTCAAATGGGACAATTAGAGAAAAATGTTTCTTGGATTTCATTGTTTATTGCTCTTGCTCCTATGCTTGGTTTCATGGGAACAGTAATAGGTATGATTCTTGCATTCGATAAGATTCAGTCTGCAGGTGATATGAACCCTTCACTTGTAGCCGGGGGTATTAAAGTTGCATTATTAACGACAGTATTTGGTTTGATCGTTGCTATTATACTGCAGATCTTTTACAATTACATTATTGCTAAAATTGACAGTATTGTAAACAGTATGGAAGATGCTTCTATCACATTAATCGATATGCTGGTAGATTACAAAAACAAACGATAA
- a CDS encoding ExbD/TolR family protein gives MARRASPEVNAGSMADIAFLLLIFFLVTTTIEKDKGIARQLPPIEPPTEEPPLIKQKNLFIVNVNKSDQLLVEEELMELKNLRQAAIDFLDNGGAPAGSPEHCNYCKGKRDPASSDNPDKAVISVQNDRLTSYKMYISVQNELVAAYNYLRDRESQRLYGWKFTEVKKAIDEGNYPGGETAIAEAKEKLENIQKLFPLKLSEAEPKSRGQ, from the coding sequence ATGGCTAGAAGAGCATCACCCGAAGTTAATGCAGGATCTATGGCAGACATTGCCTTCCTCTTGCTTATCTTTTTCCTGGTAACTACTACCATCGAAAAGGATAAGGGGATCGCACGTCAGTTACCTCCCATTGAGCCTCCTACGGAGGAGCCTCCATTAATTAAGCAAAAGAACCTGTTCATTGTAAATGTGAACAAAAGCGACCAATTATTGGTTGAAGAAGAGTTAATGGAACTTAAAAACCTTCGCCAGGCAGCTATCGATTTTCTGGATAATGGCGGAGCTCCGGCAGGAAGCCCTGAACATTGTAACTACTGTAAAGGAAAACGTGACCCGGCATCGTCCGATAATCCCGATAAGGCGGTTATTTCGGTGCAGAATGACCGTTTAACGTCTTATAAGATGTATATAAGTGTTCAAAATGAACTGGTAGCGGCATATAATTATTTAAGAGACCGTGAGTCACAACGCTTATACGGCTGGAAATTTACCGAAGTGAAAAAAGCGATTGATGAGGGTAACTACCCTGGCGGAGAGACAGCCATAGCAGAGGCGAAAGAGAAACTTGAGAACATTCAGAAATTGTTTCCTTTAAAACTCTCTGAAGCCGAACCGAAAAGCAGAGGACAATAA
- the rpoN gene encoding RNA polymerase factor sigma-54, whose amino-acid sequence MLKQQLNFKLSQKLSPQQIQLMKLIQLPTQAFEQRISQEMEENPALEGGKDDEDPYDDFSNEDAYEDDYNDGSEVIETDINVDDYLSDDETPSYKLSANNYSADDEEKQTPYASGTSFNQHLLQQLNTYRLDDEEEEIAQFLVGSVDESGYIRRDIQDIVDDLAFTQNVYTSEEKVEKVLKIVQELDPPGVAARDLQECLFLQLERKEPTAEVELATAIIKESFDHFSKKHYKKLLQKFDITEDQLRDAIHEIEGLNPKPGGTFSGNTRMVEHVVPDFAIKIVDGELELTLNGRNAPELHVSREYTNMLKGYKESKDKSKSQKDAVMFIKQKLDAAKWFIDAIKQRQQTLFVTMNSIMHHQKEYFLTGDERKLKPMILKDIADKIDMDVSTVSRVANSKYVDTPYGTKLIKEFFSESMKNDQGEDVSTREIKKILEITISEENKKKPLTDDKLAKILKEKGYPIARRTVAKYREQLDMPVARLRKEI is encoded by the coding sequence ATGCTAAAACAACAATTAAACTTTAAATTATCCCAGAAGCTTTCGCCTCAGCAGATTCAGTTAATGAAATTGATTCAGCTTCCCACGCAGGCATTCGAGCAAAGGATCTCTCAGGAAATGGAGGAGAATCCTGCTCTTGAAGGCGGAAAGGATGATGAAGATCCTTATGATGATTTTAGCAATGAAGACGCTTATGAAGATGATTATAATGATGGTTCGGAAGTTATTGAAACCGACATCAACGTAGATGATTACTTAAGTGATGATGAGACCCCCAGTTATAAGCTGTCGGCCAACAATTACAGTGCCGACGATGAGGAAAAGCAAACCCCCTATGCTTCGGGCACTTCATTTAATCAGCACTTGCTTCAGCAGTTAAATACATATAGGCTGGACGATGAGGAAGAAGAGATCGCACAATTTTTGGTAGGAAGCGTAGATGAAAGTGGTTATATTCGGAGGGATATTCAGGACATCGTTGATGATCTGGCATTTACTCAAAATGTATACACTTCGGAAGAAAAAGTAGAGAAGGTACTTAAGATCGTACAGGAGTTAGACCCTCCGGGCGTTGCGGCGAGAGATCTTCAGGAATGTCTTTTCCTTCAGTTGGAGCGCAAAGAACCCACTGCAGAAGTTGAGCTGGCAACAGCGATCATAAAAGAATCCTTCGACCATTTTTCCAAAAAGCATTATAAAAAATTACTTCAGAAATTCGATATTACCGAGGATCAGCTGCGGGATGCCATACACGAAATTGAGGGGTTGAACCCAAAACCGGGCGGAACCTTTTCAGGAAATACGAGAATGGTAGAACACGTAGTGCCCGATTTTGCCATTAAGATCGTCGATGGTGAGCTTGAGCTTACTTTAAACGGTCGAAACGCACCCGAGTTGCATGTCTCTAGAGAATACACAAATATGCTAAAGGGGTATAAGGAATCTAAGGATAAATCGAAATCCCAGAAGGATGCGGTGATGTTTATAAAGCAAAAGTTGGATGCTGCAAAATGGTTTATTGATGCTATAAAACAAAGACAGCAAACTCTTTTTGTCACGATGAACTCCATTATGCACCATCAAAAGGAATACTTTTTAACAGGCGATGAGCGCAAATTAAAACCTATGATCTTAAAGGATATTGCCGATAAGATTGACATGGATGTTTCGACTGTTTCAAGAGTTGCCAATAGTAAATATGTGGATACACCTTATGGTACTAAGCTGATTAAGGAGTTTTTCAGTGAATCCATGAAAAACGATCAGGGTGAAGACGTCTCGACGAGGGAAATTAAGAAGATCCTTGAAATAACGATTTCCGAGGAAAACAAAAAGAAGCCCTTAACCGACGATAAACTGGCTAAGATTCTTAAAGAAAAAGGGTATCCCATTGCCCGACGTACCGTGGCAAAATATCGCGAACAATTGGATATGCCTGTAGCAAGACTTAGAAAAGAAATTTGA
- a CDS encoding retropepsin-like aspartic protease family protein, with protein MTQLRSLLEKKGFYRIPLKKLNSGHYKFTASINGKKGSFILDTGASTSCIGFESVSYFAMKSEESSIKAAGAGAINMLTEVTWNNTFTIGSWTLNKMSFIIFDLSHVNEALSQVEEEVVHGIIGADFLKEVRAVIDYGRNALYVK; from the coding sequence GTGACGCAACTTAGATCATTATTGGAGAAGAAAGGGTTTTACAGAATCCCTTTAAAAAAATTAAATAGCGGGCATTATAAATTCACCGCTAGCATCAACGGGAAAAAGGGTAGTTTTATTTTAGACACCGGAGCATCAACGAGCTGTATTGGCTTCGAGAGTGTATCGTATTTTGCTATGAAAAGTGAAGAAAGTTCAATAAAAGCAGCCGGTGCGGGTGCCATAAATATGCTTACGGAAGTAACATGGAACAATACTTTTACCATTGGATCCTGGACACTGAACAAGATGTCATTTATTATTTTCGATCTCTCCCATGTAAACGAAGCACTTTCCCAGGTGGAAGAAGAGGTCGTGCACGGAATTATAGGCGCCGATTTTTTAAAGGAGGTTCGAGCTGTGATCGATTATGGACGAAATGCTTTATATGTTAAATAA